The Micromonospora sp. NBC_00421 genome contains a region encoding:
- a CDS encoding EamA family transporter has product MINPSGRAAAVGLVLGGALSVHFGSAVAALLFPRVGVPGTVTLRLAIGAVLMLLVCRPRLRGHDRADWLAVGAFGLALAGMNSVFYQAIERIPLGPAVTLEVLGPLTLSVLTARRWTAWCWAGLALAGVALLGQGGFDRLHPVGAGLALGAGALWAAYIVCSARVGGRFPRADGLALALALAAALTLPFGLADAGARLWHPGVLALGAGLALLASVLPYTLELLALRRLATSTFAVLMSLGPALAALAGWLILGQDLRPVEVLAIGLVVVASIGAVRAAAPRIAPAPPGPPAGGQTATSGPQPGGPLSAADAPPEAPR; this is encoded by the coding sequence GTGATCAACCCGTCCGGCCGGGCGGCGGCGGTCGGGCTGGTGCTCGGCGGGGCGCTGTCGGTGCACTTCGGCTCCGCCGTGGCCGCGCTGCTGTTCCCCCGGGTCGGGGTGCCCGGCACGGTGACGCTGCGGTTGGCCATCGGGGCGGTGTTGATGCTGCTGGTGTGCCGCCCCCGGCTGCGCGGGCACGACCGGGCCGACTGGCTGGCCGTCGGTGCGTTCGGGCTGGCGCTGGCCGGCATGAACTCGGTCTTCTACCAGGCCATCGAACGGATCCCGCTCGGCCCCGCGGTGACCCTGGAGGTGCTCGGGCCGCTCACCCTGTCGGTGTTGACCGCCCGTCGGTGGACCGCCTGGTGCTGGGCCGGGCTCGCGCTGGCCGGGGTGGCCCTGCTGGGCCAGGGCGGATTCGACCGGCTGCATCCGGTGGGCGCGGGCCTCGCACTCGGGGCGGGCGCGTTGTGGGCCGCGTACATCGTCTGCTCCGCGCGGGTCGGCGGCCGGTTCCCCCGCGCGGACGGGTTGGCCCTGGCCCTCGCCCTGGCCGCCGCGCTCACCCTGCCGTTCGGGCTGGCCGACGCCGGGGCCCGGCTGTGGCATCCGGGGGTGCTGGCGCTCGGTGCAGGGTTGGCGCTGCTCGCCTCGGTGCTGCCGTACACCCTGGAGCTGCTGGCCCTGCGCCGGCTGGCCACCTCGACCTTCGCGGTGCTGATGAGCCTCGGACCGGCGCTCGCCGCGCTCGCCGGCTGGCTGATCCTCGGTCAGGACCTGCGCCCGGTCGAGGTGCTGGCGATCGGCCTGGTGGTCGTCGCCAGCATCGGCGCGGTCCGGGCCGCCGCCCCGCGCATCGCCCCCGCCCCGCCAGGGCCACCGGCCGGCGGCCAGACGGCCACCTCAGGGCCCCAGCCGGGTGGGCCGCTCAGCGCAGCAGACGCACCGCCCGAGGCACCGCGGTGA
- a CDS encoding HAD family hydrolase, with protein sequence MPDHAEPPQASNGVEDATRAGASRRPVEAVLFDFHGTLAQVEPAHDWVVAAAATCGVDLERMRATALADRLLTAGRAGGPLPARVPPRLAELWADRDLYEHAHRAAYTGLAETVDAGIEGFAEALYERVLVPDGWVPYPDTAPVLTALRAAGIPVAVVSNIGFDLRPHFAAWGLDGLVDAYALSYEVGRCKPDPGIFLRACGMLGVDPERTLMVGDTPADAGAVAAGCGVLVLPAAGPGRPSGLGAVLDLALPSP encoded by the coding sequence GTGCCGGATCATGCCGAACCGCCCCAAGCCTCGAACGGCGTCGAGGACGCCACCCGAGCGGGTGCGTCCCGCCGCCCCGTGGAGGCGGTGCTCTTCGACTTCCACGGCACCCTCGCCCAGGTCGAGCCGGCCCACGACTGGGTGGTCGCCGCAGCCGCCACCTGCGGGGTGGACCTGGAGCGGATGCGGGCCACCGCACTGGCCGACCGGCTGCTCACCGCAGGCCGGGCCGGTGGTCCACTGCCGGCCCGGGTGCCGCCCCGGCTGGCCGAGCTCTGGGCCGACCGGGATCTCTACGAGCACGCCCACCGGGCCGCCTACACCGGGCTGGCCGAGACGGTGGACGCCGGGATCGAGGGCTTCGCCGAGGCGCTCTACGAACGGGTGCTGGTGCCCGACGGCTGGGTCCCCTACCCGGACACCGCGCCGGTGCTGACCGCGCTGCGGGCCGCCGGGATTCCGGTGGCGGTGGTGAGCAACATCGGCTTCGACCTCCGGCCACACTTCGCGGCCTGGGGACTGGACGGCCTGGTCGACGCGTACGCGCTGTCGTACGAGGTGGGGCGGTGCAAGCCGGACCCGGGCATCTTCCTGCGGGCCTGCGGGATGCTCGGGGTGGACCCGGAGCGGACGCTGATGGTCGGCGACACCCCCGCCGACGCCGGGGCGGTCGCCGCCGGCTGCGGGGTGCTGGTGCTGCCGGCCGCCGGTCCGGGACGCCCCAGTGGCCTCGGCGCCGTGCTCGACCTGGCCCTGCCCTCCCCGTGA
- a CDS encoding ATP-binding protein, translating into MSDTDERLTPDQLRELFLFAALDPAQLDWLAAHGRVEQRAAGTVVYPEGEPASCFFVLLSGTVAMSRRVHGDDMEVNRTDQRGVYGGATQAYLGGQVAQTYLNSLRAVTDAEFLVLPAETFAHAVRTWFPMAMHLLEGLFVGMRDTQTIVGERERLLALGSLSAGLTHELNNPAGAAVRATSALRDRVAGMRHKLAMIADGRLDGHRLHTLVELQEEAVKRAARAPQLSPMAASDAEDELADWLDGHRVTAGWDLAPTLVAAGLDTGWLDRVREAVGPQDLESAVRWLSYTLDTEQLMAEIDDAVTRISTLVGAAKQYSQLDRAPHQVVDVHDLLDATLVMFKAKIPPGVRVVREYDRGLPPIPAYAAELNQVWTNLIDNALSAMGADGTVTLRTSRAGDLLAVEVADTGPGIPEVVRPRIFEPFFTTKAVGEGTGLGLDISYRIVVNKHHGDIRVDSVPGATVFRVLLPFTAPARTA; encoded by the coding sequence GTGAGCGACACCGACGAACGACTCACCCCGGACCAGCTGCGGGAGCTTTTCCTCTTCGCCGCCCTCGACCCCGCCCAGCTCGACTGGCTGGCCGCGCACGGCCGGGTCGAGCAGCGGGCCGCCGGCACCGTCGTCTACCCGGAGGGCGAGCCGGCGAGCTGCTTCTTCGTCCTGCTGTCCGGGACGGTGGCGATGAGCCGGCGGGTGCACGGCGACGACATGGAGGTCAACCGCACCGACCAGCGCGGCGTGTACGGCGGGGCCACCCAGGCGTACCTGGGCGGACAGGTCGCCCAGACGTACCTCAACAGCCTGCGGGCGGTCACCGACGCCGAGTTCCTGGTGCTGCCCGCCGAGACGTTCGCCCACGCGGTGCGTACCTGGTTCCCGATGGCGATGCACCTGCTGGAGGGCCTGTTCGTCGGGATGCGCGACACCCAGACCATCGTCGGCGAGCGGGAACGGCTACTCGCCCTGGGCTCGCTCTCCGCCGGGCTCACCCACGAGCTGAACAACCCGGCCGGCGCGGCCGTCCGGGCCACCTCCGCACTGCGCGACCGGGTGGCCGGGATGCGGCACAAGCTGGCGATGATCGCCGACGGTCGGCTCGACGGCCACCGGCTGCACACCCTGGTGGAGTTGCAGGAGGAGGCGGTGAAGCGGGCCGCCCGCGCGCCGCAGCTCTCCCCGATGGCCGCCAGCGACGCCGAGGACGAACTGGCCGACTGGCTGGACGGGCACCGGGTCACCGCCGGCTGGGACCTGGCGCCCACCCTGGTCGCCGCCGGCCTGGACACCGGATGGCTGGACCGGGTGCGGGAGGCGGTCGGCCCGCAGGACCTGGAGTCGGCGGTGCGGTGGCTGTCGTACACGCTGGACACCGAGCAGCTGATGGCCGAGATCGACGACGCGGTCACCCGGATCTCCACCCTGGTCGGGGCGGCCAAGCAGTATTCGCAGCTGGACCGGGCCCCGCACCAGGTGGTCGACGTGCACGACCTGCTCGACGCCACCCTGGTGATGTTCAAGGCGAAGATCCCGCCGGGGGTGCGGGTGGTCCGGGAGTACGACCGTGGCCTGCCGCCCATCCCGGCGTACGCGGCCGAGCTGAACCAGGTGTGGACGAACCTGATCGACAACGCGCTGTCGGCGATGGGCGCGGACGGCACCGTGACGCTGCGCACCTCGCGGGCCGGCGACCTGTTGGCGGTCGAGGTCGCCGACACCGGGCCGGGCATCCCCGAGGTGGTCCGGCCGCGCATCTTCGAACCGTTCTTCACCACCAAGGCGGTCGGCGAGGGCACCGGGCTGGGGTTGGACATCTCGTACCGGATCGTGGTCAACAAGCACCACGGCGACATCCGGGTGGACAGCGTCCCGGGGGCGACCGTGTTCCGGGTGCTGCTGCCGTTCACCGCCCCGGCC
- a CDS encoding TraR/DksA family transcriptional regulator, with protein MSTDLHDQAGQHRLTRLRQTLTDQFAAQTARLTELTADTGDPAEAHTRAALLVATRQSLDHLAGALRRLAEGSYGRCERCQVAIPAERLEALPQARFCVPCQQRAHG; from the coding sequence ATGAGCACCGATCTGCACGACCAGGCCGGACAGCACCGGCTGACCAGACTCCGCCAGACCCTCACCGATCAGTTCGCGGCGCAGACCGCCCGGCTGACCGAGCTGACCGCCGACACCGGTGACCCGGCCGAGGCGCACACCCGGGCCGCGCTGCTCGTGGCCACCCGGCAGAGCCTCGACCACCTGGCCGGGGCGTTGCGGCGGCTCGCCGAGGGCAGCTACGGCCGCTGCGAACGCTGCCAGGTGGCGATTCCGGCGGAACGGCTGGAGGCGTTGCCGCAGGCCCGCTTCTGCGTCCCCTGCCAGCAGCGGGCGCACGGCTGA
- a CDS encoding diacylglycerol kinase family protein, whose product MLAVTADDRRAAGPVAVLANPTAGRGRHRGLLPRVLDGLAAAGRPVELLTADTPAEAEAACGAAVAAGASALVAVGGDGTVHRALQAIAGTAVPFGPVPAGTGNDFAADTGFPADPLAAVEVIAAALRADRTQPVDLARTTGGDGTARWYGAVLAAGFDAVVNERANRMRWPSGPRRYDLAILVELARLRPRRYTLRLDGVEHRVDAVLVAVGNCARYGGGMRICPTADPTDGLLDVVVGGRFDRRTLIRVKPRIYSGTHVAHPLVRSYRARTVELAAEGITTYADGERSLPLPVRITAVPRAVRLLR is encoded by the coding sequence GTGCTCGCCGTGACCGCAGACGATCGCCGGGCGGCAGGCCCGGTCGCCGTGCTCGCCAACCCCACCGCCGGCCGGGGCCGCCACCGGGGTCTGCTGCCCCGGGTCCTCGACGGTCTCGCCGCCGCCGGTCGCCCGGTGGAGCTGCTCACCGCGGACACCCCGGCCGAGGCGGAGGCGGCCTGCGGTGCGGCCGTTGCCGCCGGGGCGTCCGCGCTGGTCGCGGTCGGCGGCGACGGCACGGTCCACCGCGCCCTCCAGGCGATCGCCGGTACGGCGGTGCCGTTCGGCCCGGTGCCGGCGGGCACCGGTAACGACTTCGCCGCCGACACCGGTTTCCCGGCCGATCCGCTCGCCGCCGTCGAGGTGATCGCCGCCGCGCTACGCGCCGATCGGACCCAACCGGTCGACCTGGCCCGGACGACCGGAGGCGACGGCACCGCCCGCTGGTACGGGGCGGTTCTCGCCGCGGGCTTCGACGCGGTCGTCAACGAGCGGGCCAACCGGATGCGCTGGCCGTCCGGCCCCCGCCGGTACGACCTGGCGATCCTCGTCGAGCTGGCCCGGTTGCGCCCGCGCCGTTACACGCTGCGCCTCGACGGCGTCGAGCACCGGGTCGACGCCGTGCTGGTGGCGGTGGGCAACTGCGCCCGCTACGGCGGCGGGATGCGGATCTGCCCCACCGCCGACCCCACCGACGGGCTGCTGGACGTGGTGGTCGGCGGCCGGTTCGACAGGCGCACCCTGATCCGGGTCAAACCGCGCATCTACTCCGGCACCCACGTGGCGCACCCGCTGGTGCGCAGCTACCGGGCCCGCACCGTCGAGTTGGCCGCCGAAGGCATCACCACGTACGCCGACGGCGAGCGGTCGCTGCCCCTGCCGGTACGGATCACCGCGGTGCCTCGGGCGGTGCGTCTGCTGCGCTGA
- a CDS encoding FAD-dependent oxidoreductase, translating into MAQPVILTIDDDPAVSRAVARDIRRRYGDRYRVVRADSGPGGLTALREIKLRGERVAVLLADYRMPEMNGIQFLEAAMDLFPAARRVLLTAYADTEAAIDAINVVDLDHYLLKPWHPPEEKLYPVVDTLLESWAASPDQASDEIRVVGHRWSAPSFAVRDFLARNLVPYRWLLTDDPEGGRLLAAAGADATDIPLVVTPDGKALVAPTEAELAAVAGLTVAPAADFYDLVVVGGGPAGLGAAVYGASEGLRTVLVERRATGGQAGQSSRIENYLGFPDGVSGAQLTDRARRQALKFGAELLSTREVVGLESAGAARLLRFGDGSTIAAHTVVLATGVSYRVLDAPGLADLTGRGVFYGATSTEAPSCVDQDVWIVGGANSAGQAAVHFSRYASRVHVLIRGADLTSSMSSYLIQQLERNDRIVVHPHTEVVGGEGDEHLERLRLRDARTGEVREVDASWLFIFIGAEPRTEWLDGVLVRDERGFIVAGPDLTADGRRPPGWTLARDPYHLESSLPGVFAAGDVRASSVKRVASAVGEGAMAVSLVHRYLEAQ; encoded by the coding sequence ATGGCACAGCCGGTGATCCTCACCATCGACGACGACCCCGCCGTCTCCCGGGCGGTGGCCCGGGACATCCGCCGCCGGTACGGCGACCGCTACCGGGTGGTCCGGGCCGACTCCGGCCCCGGCGGACTTACGGCGCTGCGGGAGATCAAGCTGCGCGGTGAACGGGTGGCGGTGCTGCTGGCCGACTACCGGATGCCCGAGATGAACGGCATCCAGTTCCTGGAGGCCGCGATGGACCTCTTCCCGGCCGCCCGCCGGGTGCTGCTGACCGCCTACGCCGACACCGAGGCGGCGATCGACGCGATCAACGTGGTCGACCTGGACCACTACCTGCTCAAGCCGTGGCATCCGCCGGAGGAGAAGCTCTACCCGGTGGTGGACACCCTGTTGGAGTCCTGGGCGGCCAGCCCTGACCAGGCCAGCGACGAGATCCGGGTGGTCGGGCACCGCTGGTCGGCGCCGTCGTTCGCGGTCCGGGACTTCCTCGCCCGCAACCTGGTGCCGTACCGCTGGCTGCTCACCGACGACCCGGAGGGCGGCCGGCTGCTCGCCGCCGCCGGGGCCGACGCGACCGACATACCGCTTGTGGTGACCCCGGACGGCAAGGCGCTGGTCGCCCCGACGGAGGCGGAACTGGCCGCGGTGGCCGGGCTCACCGTCGCCCCGGCCGCCGACTTCTACGACCTGGTGGTGGTCGGCGGCGGGCCGGCCGGGCTCGGCGCGGCCGTGTACGGGGCCTCGGAGGGACTACGCACCGTGCTGGTGGAACGGCGGGCCACCGGCGGCCAGGCCGGGCAGAGCAGCCGGATCGAGAACTATCTCGGCTTCCCCGACGGGGTCTCCGGCGCGCAGCTCACCGACCGGGCCCGCCGACAGGCGCTGAAGTTCGGCGCGGAACTGCTCAGCACCCGCGAGGTGGTGGGGCTGGAGAGCGCCGGGGCGGCCCGGCTGCTGCGTTTCGGCGACGGCAGCACCATCGCCGCGCACACGGTGGTGCTGGCCACCGGGGTGTCCTACCGGGTGCTCGACGCCCCCGGCCTGGCCGACCTGACCGGCCGCGGGGTGTTCTACGGCGCGACGTCAACCGAGGCGCCGAGCTGCGTCGACCAGGACGTCTGGATCGTCGGCGGGGCCAACTCGGCCGGCCAGGCGGCGGTGCACTTCTCCCGGTACGCCAGCCGGGTGCACGTGCTGATCCGGGGCGCCGACCTGACCTCGTCGATGTCGTCGTACCTGATCCAGCAGCTGGAGCGGAACGACCGGATCGTGGTGCACCCGCACACCGAGGTGGTCGGTGGTGAGGGCGACGAGCACCTGGAGCGGCTGCGGCTGCGCGACGCCCGCACCGGCGAGGTACGCGAGGTGGACGCCTCCTGGCTGTTCATCTTCATCGGCGCGGAACCGCGCACCGAGTGGCTGGACGGGGTGCTGGTCCGCGACGAACGGGGCTTCATCGTCGCCGGCCCCGACCTGACGGCGGACGGCCGGCGACCACCCGGTTGGACCCTGGCCCGCGACCCGTACCACCTGGAGTCGAGCCTGCCGGGGGTGTTCGCTGCCGGTGACGTGCGGGCCTCGTCGGTCAAGCGGGTCGCCTCGGCGGTCGGTGAGGGCGCGATGGCCGTCTCGCTGGTACACCGCTACCTGGAGGCACAGTGA
- a CDS encoding DEAD/DEAH box helicase, translated as MSSPAERYAAARRRAAQATQFPALEEFALDLGFDLDDFQREACESLERGSGVLVCAPTGAGKTVVGEFAVHLALRGTPASAAADGAVAPGARRKCFYTTPIKALSNQKYHDLVQRYGAAQVGLLTGDNAINGDAPVVVMTTEVLRNMLYAGSSTLAGLAYVVMDEVHYLADRFRGGVWEEVIIHLPSSVTLVSLSATVSNAEEFADWLVTVRGETAVVVSEHRPVPLWQHMLVGKRMFDLFHDADAARKHDVHPELLRYTRDQTRRLELGEGRSAGPGGGRRGPRWRGPMRPDIVDRLDREGLLPAILFIFSRAGCAAAVQQCLAAGLRLTSAEERTEIRRVVESRVTAIPGEDLSVLGYWEWLDGLERGLAAHHAGMLPVFKEVVEELFVRGLVKAVFATETLALGINMPARCVVLERLVKFNGEAHVDLTPGEYTQLTGRAGRRGIDVEGHAVVVWSPETDPRHVAGLASTRTYPLRSSFRPSYNMAVNLVGSVGAEPARALLESSFAQFQADRSVVGLARQVQRNTETIDAYGAEAACHQGDFDEYFALRVAIADRERAIARQGQTQRKAAAVAALERLRVGDVIRVPSGRRAGLAVVLDPATGGFGEPRPLVLTQDRWAGRVSPGDFTTPAEVLARIRVPKHFNHRSPGARRDLAAEVSGIGLDRHGGRRGGRSRQAAGEDHRLSQLRTELRRHPCHACPEREEHARWAERRRRLENDTEELRQRVSGRTGSLARTFDRIVALLTARGYLSADGGVTDAGRMLGRIWTEADLLVAECLRRGVWDGLSPSELAAAVSVVVFEARRDADERASLPRGPVADAVDETLKLWSEIEADEAQRGLTVTREPDFGFAWPIYRWARGETLGKVLASGHQIEGEMPAGDFVRWARQVADLLGQLADSGGAPAELRATARQAIAAVNRGVLAHYTSA; from the coding sequence ATGTCGAGCCCAGCCGAGCGGTACGCCGCGGCACGCCGTCGGGCCGCCCAGGCCACCCAGTTCCCGGCCCTGGAAGAGTTCGCCCTCGACCTGGGGTTCGATCTCGACGACTTCCAGCGCGAGGCGTGCGAGTCCCTGGAACGGGGCAGCGGGGTGCTGGTCTGCGCCCCGACCGGGGCGGGCAAGACGGTGGTCGGCGAGTTCGCCGTACACCTGGCGTTGCGGGGCACACCCGCGTCGGCGGCGGCCGACGGGGCGGTGGCGCCCGGGGCCCGGCGGAAGTGCTTCTACACCACGCCGATCAAGGCGCTGTCCAACCAGAAATACCACGACCTGGTGCAGCGCTACGGTGCCGCGCAGGTCGGCCTGCTCACCGGTGACAACGCGATCAACGGGGACGCCCCGGTGGTGGTGATGACCACCGAGGTGCTGCGCAACATGCTCTACGCCGGCTCGTCCACCCTGGCCGGCCTGGCCTACGTGGTGATGGACGAGGTGCACTACCTCGCCGACCGGTTCCGGGGCGGGGTGTGGGAAGAGGTGATCATCCACCTGCCCTCCTCGGTCACCCTGGTCTCGCTGTCCGCGACCGTCTCCAACGCCGAGGAGTTCGCCGACTGGCTGGTCACCGTGCGTGGTGAGACGGCGGTGGTGGTCAGCGAGCACCGGCCGGTGCCGCTGTGGCAGCACATGCTGGTCGGCAAGCGGATGTTCGACCTGTTCCACGACGCCGACGCGGCCCGCAAGCACGACGTGCACCCGGAGCTGCTGCGCTACACCCGGGACCAGACCCGCCGGCTGGAGCTGGGGGAGGGGCGCAGCGCCGGCCCCGGCGGCGGCCGGCGCGGCCCGCGCTGGCGCGGGCCGATGCGCCCCGACATCGTCGACCGGCTCGACCGGGAGGGGCTGCTCCCGGCGATCCTGTTCATCTTCAGCCGGGCCGGTTGCGCCGCCGCCGTGCAGCAGTGCCTCGCCGCCGGCCTGCGGCTGACCTCGGCGGAGGAACGGACCGAGATCCGCCGGGTGGTGGAGTCGCGGGTCACCGCGATCCCCGGCGAGGACCTGAGCGTGCTGGGCTACTGGGAGTGGCTCGACGGGTTGGAACGCGGTCTGGCCGCCCACCACGCCGGGATGCTGCCGGTGTTCAAGGAGGTCGTCGAGGAGCTGTTCGTCAGGGGCCTGGTCAAGGCGGTCTTCGCCACCGAGACCCTGGCACTGGGCATCAACATGCCGGCCCGCTGCGTGGTGCTGGAACGGCTGGTCAAGTTCAACGGCGAGGCCCACGTCGACCTCACCCCGGGGGAGTACACCCAGCTCACCGGGCGGGCCGGTCGGCGGGGCATCGACGTCGAGGGGCACGCCGTGGTGGTCTGGTCGCCGGAGACCGATCCCCGGCACGTGGCCGGCCTGGCCTCCACCCGCACCTACCCGCTGCGGTCCAGCTTCCGGCCGTCGTACAACATGGCGGTAAACCTGGTCGGCAGCGTCGGCGCGGAACCGGCCCGCGCGCTGCTGGAGTCGTCGTTCGCCCAGTTCCAGGCGGACCGGTCGGTGGTCGGGCTGGCCCGACAGGTGCAGCGCAACACCGAGACCATCGACGCGTACGGCGCCGAGGCGGCCTGTCACCAGGGTGACTTCGACGAGTACTTCGCGCTGCGGGTGGCCATCGCCGACCGGGAGCGGGCCATCGCCCGGCAGGGGCAGACCCAACGCAAGGCCGCCGCGGTGGCGGCGCTGGAGCGGCTGCGGGTCGGTGACGTGATCCGGGTGCCGTCCGGGCGGCGGGCCGGGCTCGCGGTGGTGCTCGACCCGGCCACCGGGGGGTTCGGTGAGCCCCGGCCGTTGGTGCTCACCCAGGACCGCTGGGCGGGCCGGGTCAGCCCCGGCGACTTCACCACCCCGGCCGAGGTGCTCGCCCGGATCCGGGTGCCCAAGCACTTCAACCACCGCTCGCCGGGTGCCCGACGGGATCTCGCCGCCGAGGTCAGCGGCATCGGGCTGGACCGGCACGGCGGTCGTCGGGGCGGGCGGTCCCGGCAGGCCGCCGGTGAGGACCACCGGCTCAGCCAGCTCCGTACCGAGCTGCGTCGGCACCCCTGCCACGCCTGCCCGGAGCGGGAGGAGCACGCCCGCTGGGCGGAGCGGCGACGCCGGTTGGAGAACGACACCGAGGAGCTGCGTCAGCGGGTGTCCGGGCGTACCGGCTCGTTGGCCCGTACCTTCGATCGGATCGTGGCGCTGCTGACCGCCCGGGGTTACCTGTCCGCCGACGGCGGGGTCACCGACGCCGGGCGGATGCTCGGTCGGATCTGGACCGAGGCCGACCTGCTGGTCGCGGAGTGCCTGCGGCGGGGCGTCTGGGACGGGCTGTCCCCGTCGGAGCTGGCTGCCGCCGTCTCGGTGGTGGTCTTCGAGGCCCGGCGGGACGCCGACGAGCGGGCGTCGCTGCCGCGCGGGCCGGTCGCCGACGCGGTCGACGAGACGCTCAAGTTGTGGAGCGAGATCGAGGCCGACGAGGCGCAGCGGGGCCTGACCGTCACCCGGGAGCCGGACTTCGGCTTCGCCTGGCCGATCTACCGCTGGGCGCGGGGGGAGACCCTGGGCAAGGTGCTCGCCAGCGGTCATCAGATCGAGGGTGAGATGCCCGCCGGGGACTTCGTCCGCTGGGCCCGGCAGGTGGCCGACCTGCTCGGTCAGCTCGCCGACTCCGGTGGTGCGCCGGCCGAGCTGCGGGCCACCGCCCGACAGGCGATCGCCGCCGTCAACCGGGGCGTGCTGGCGCACTACACCTCGGCCTGA
- a CDS encoding MHYT domain-containing protein yields the protein MAEINHFEYGWITPALSYALSVLGSFLGLVCAGRIRTAASSGQRVWWGLLAAWAIGGTAIWAMHFMAMLGFAVTGTRIRYDVPLTAASTVIAVTAVGIGLAIVGTGRLSAAKVLGGGLFTGVGVAAMHYTGMAAMRLNGDLDYDGTRVALSVVIAVVAATVALWLAMTVRRGLAIAGSALVMGVAVNGMHFTGMSALSVHLHERRGEVTGAGVSTLLVPIVLAVIFVVVGLVYALLAAPTDDDRAAAAYLRARQVAPPASEPEAAPDPVGLRSRSTTLGRPGTPFPSRRDVPPPR from the coding sequence GTGGCGGAGATCAATCACTTTGAGTACGGGTGGATCACACCGGCGCTGAGTTATGCGCTGTCCGTGCTCGGTTCGTTCCTCGGTCTGGTCTGCGCCGGGCGGATCCGCACCGCCGCCAGTTCCGGTCAGCGCGTCTGGTGGGGTCTGCTGGCCGCCTGGGCGATCGGTGGCACCGCGATCTGGGCCATGCACTTCATGGCCATGCTCGGGTTCGCGGTCACCGGCACCCGGATCCGCTACGACGTGCCGCTCACCGCCGCCAGCACGGTGATCGCCGTCACCGCGGTCGGGATCGGCCTGGCCATCGTCGGCACCGGCCGGCTCAGTGCCGCCAAGGTCCTCGGCGGTGGCCTGTTCACCGGCGTCGGTGTCGCTGCCATGCACTACACCGGGATGGCCGCGATGCGGCTCAACGGTGACCTGGACTACGACGGCACCCGGGTGGCGTTGTCGGTGGTCATCGCCGTGGTGGCGGCCACCGTGGCGCTCTGGCTGGCGATGACCGTGCGTCGGGGCCTGGCCATCGCCGGCTCCGCCCTGGTCATGGGGGTCGCCGTCAACGGCATGCACTTCACCGGGATGAGCGCCCTGTCGGTGCACCTGCACGAGCGGCGTGGCGAGGTGACCGGGGCGGGGGTGAGCACCCTGCTGGTGCCGATCGTCCTCGCGGTGATCTTCGTGGTGGTCGGGTTGGTCTACGCGTTGCTCGCCGCCCCCACCGACGACGACCGGGCCGCCGCCGCGTACCTGCGCGCCCGGCAGGTCGCCCCGCCGGCATCCGAGCCGGAGGCCGCCCCGGACCCGGTGGGTCTGCGCAGCCGGTCGACCACCCTGGGCCGGCCGGGCACCCCGTTCCCGTCCCGCCGGGACGTCCCACCGCCGCGCTGA